Below is a window of Jonesiaceae bacterium BS-20 DNA.
CGCCGAAGGGATCGCTTCCACCCCGTGGTGCGGCCATCCTCGCGCCGCGACGGAGGGATGCGCACGTGATGGACCGTTTGGTGCCCCTGGTCCAATAGGTAGTCCGTAAGCTCTTCTGCCGCACTAACCTCATCCAACATGGCCTGAGGAATCGACGTATCCCTAAGACCAGACAAAGCAACTACCGGGATATTACGCGGAATACGTTGTAGTGCTGCGCTCCCCTGCGCATCAAACTTGAGCACAAACAGTCCAGCCAGTGGCTGACTTACCGTTACTGCAATCGCTTTCTCAACCGCCTCATCGCTGGCGTTCTCAATCACTGCGATCAGGACTGCGTAGCCCTCAGCGCGCGCGGACTCTTCAATTCCACGGATCGTCTCCGCATATCCGTAGTGCGAAGTATCCCCGGTCAAGATCGCAACGGTACGAGGTTTACGAGAAACCAGCATGCGGGCCGCAGCATTGGGACGATAGTCCAGCACCTTAATTGCTCGTTCCACCCGCGCCATTTTGGCCGGGCTCACCGTTGCGGCCCCCGTCAACACCCGTGACACGGTTGGTATAGAAACTTCTGCGAGCGCTGCCACATCTGCGATAGTCACCTTCGCAGATGAGTCACGGCTTCGTGCCGCACTGTTCATGTGTTCACTACTCCAACTAGGTTCAGCCCGGTCAAAATTTGGTGGGCAAGACGCATCCAGTATCAGGATACGAGAGGTCTCATCAAGTAAGGGGCAACACAGATGCTGTGCTGCCCCTTACTTGGATTACTGCATCAATTTCTTGCCGCCAACCCTAGCTTTGCTTGGCTGACTTCCTACGGTTATGGATGAGTAGTCCTCCCCCGGTAACTACCGTCAATGACAGCAGCATTGCCAAGAGTTGGAAACTCGCACCGGTTTTAGCCAACGAATCATCAGCCTCAATTCCAGGCTTAGCCGGCTTTTGATCGCCGTCCTTGTCGGTGTCGTCACCGTCGGCAGAACCATCACCATCACCGTCGGTAGAACCGTCACCGTCACCGTCGCCGTCGGTAGAACCGTCACCGTCACCATCGCCGTCGGTAGAACCGTCACCGTCACCATCGCCGTCGGTAGAACCGTCACCATCACCGTCGGTAGAACCGTCACCGTCACCATCACCGTCACCCGGTGTTGTTGTGCCATCTGATTCAAGAACGAATGGCGCAAAGGAGATGCGGTCCACGTTTGGAGCAATTGCATAACCATCTACGGCTACGTCATCCCAGGATCCGTTGTCCTTACCCTCGTCGATGTACAAGGTTTCGCGGGTGTTTCCAAATTCAATCGCGCCATCGGAGGTGCTTAGTGACAGAGGCATGACTGCTTCCCAGAAGTTGGTACGCAGGTAGGTGTACCTAAACGTGGTACGCCCAACCAAGTCGTCACTTCCAGCTTCCTTTGCTTGCAGCCCGAGGTCGACCACCTGTGGGTTGTAGTCGTGGGTGCCTTCAATCGAGTCGTTGGAATAGTGCACAATCGCGTTGTACTCCCCCGCGGCGGAGAATCCGTTACCACGGGCGATGGTCATAGTGCCCTCGTTCTCCGGGTCACGGTCCGTAATTCCAAGGCCGCCCACGTAACCATTGCCGGTTCCGTTGGTTGCAATGCCATTGGTAGGAGTGTTACCCCAGTTCTGCACGGCGGCAGTGCCACCAAGTGTCACCTTGTTGAGGTCTTCGGCTTCAACAACAACGATTGAAGCATCACCTTCAGTCGCCCTGGTCAGGGTGAAACCTTCAACTACTACACCGTCAGCTCCAAATAACTCAATCTCCGAAATTCCCTGCGGCAGGTGTAACCGTACCCGTGATGAATTGACGCCTTCGGATGCGCTGAAGGTAGTGGCTACGCGCCCGTTTGCGGCAACATCAAGTTCAGCGCCTGTGGCTCCGACCCAGTCAACTACGAGGTCGTAGTATCCGGATTCTCGGACTGCCGGGTAAACATCAGCCCGTTGGTCTTCACCTACTTTGGCCCAGCCGGCCTGTGCGCCGGTCCATGAGATCGTTGCTCCATCGGCGAGGCGGAATGTGGTTGCCGGGTAGTTTTCGCTAGACGCGTTGGTATCTGCTCCAACCTTGGTGAGCGTGTACCGGTCCAAGGTGACTCCCCCTTCAAAGCCTGCGTTAGGCATGAGGGTAGTTCCATCCTTGCTGGTGCGGATACTCAGTTCGTGGGTACCGGCGCTGAGTTTTACATATACCTCAGCGCTGCCACGAGCGACAGTACGTACTTGGTTTGGTCGAGTCGCATTGGCCCCGTACTGCACCTTTTGGGAGAACTCGCCATCTACAAATAGTGCGTGCTGGACTGAGACTCCTGGTGTTGCCCCAATTACTTGGAGTTCGTACAGGCCGTCCTCTGCTACTGTTACGGTCCAATTGGACTGGGAGTCCACCGCGTTGAAGCTCCATACGTCACGCCCGTTTGAGGCCCGGTATCCACCACCGGGTGAAGTGCGTGAAGTCGCCGCCTGAAGCTGGGTGTTCTCGGCTTCAACTACGTACTGGGTTGCTTGGCTAGCCTGATCAGCCTCGACATCACGATCCGTTGCCGGGGTGATAATCAGTTGATACGCGCTTGTATTGTCGGTGGCTGAAACCCGGACGCTCGCCTTGCCATCCTCAACTACAACAGTGTCGAATGCTGCTACGACGCGTGGGGTTGCTGCTTGGCCGTCGGTTCCGCTCACTCGAGCTTCACGGACTTCAATGTCTACCTTGTTTCCAAGTCCGGCTTTGTCTAGCCCGGACAGGTTAATCAAAGCGTCTTTGCCGGATGCAATGCTGCCGTACAGCACTTGTCCACGCTTGTTGCCTTGGTCGATTGCGCCAATAGCACGGTCTCGTCCTTTAGTTACCTTGACGGTTTGGGAGCCATGCATGTCGCCGTACCACTTGAAGAGCCACCATCCGCCATTGGCTGAGTTCACCATTGCGTGGTTGTCTGAAAGCGTTCCCGATGCCGTCCAGTAGGCGGTTTGAGCGTCCACCTTGGCAGCCTCGAAGCTAGCAAACCAGTGCAATAGGTTTGCCGGCGAGCTCATGTCGTTGCTTGCACCCCACTCGGTGATGTTGACGTCTGGCATATTGTCAGCGCTGACACCGGCGGCTAGTGCTGCCTTGCGGAAGACCTCCATGCGGTCTTCCAACCATGGGTAACCTTGCAACTCGTGCCACACGTAGATCTCGGGAACCGTGTTGGTCTGGACTGCCTTGGTTAGGAATTCCTTAATGTTGGCTTCCCAACGAAACATCATGTCTCCGGGGCCAGCAATTTTTGGACGTGCGAGTCCATGACGATCGTACACATCAGCGATGACGTCCCAGGCAGCTTCCCAGTCGCTTACACCGTTTGGAGTAAAACTGTCTGGCTGGCCACCGTTGATCAGGTAGTTACGGTACTTAGTGCCATCACCCTGATACCAGATTCCATCAGGCTCATTGAAAGGGATGAACACGTATTTTGTTGGGTCTGCGGCTTGGGTAGCAATTGCTTCGGTGACGATTTCCAGCACTTCGAGGTAGTCCCAAGTACCGTTGGCCTTGTCTAGGGTTTCCCCAGTGAGTCTTCCACTATCGTCACGCACAAAGGTCAAGTCATCGCCCGGACGAATCGCCCGGTTGTATGGCCAGTCTGGGTAGTAATCCTGAGCGTAGACGTACAAGTCTTTGCCCCACTTATCAAAGAAAGTCTCTTCAATGTGGAAGACATCTCCGCCAGGGTGCTGGGTACCAAACGGGGGCTTTTGTGAAGCATTGGTCATGGCCGCACCGTTGACCAGCGCTTGGGTTGGCGATTGTTCATCACCAAATCCGTAAAGGGTCCCCGAGGCTCCTCCTCGGAACTCGCCCGTCAACTGACCGAAATCAATATCGATTGCATCGGTTTCGCGGTTTTCGACCGTAATAGTTGCGACAATTTCGCCGTCCCACCCTGGGATGAAACCTAGGACGTTGAACTCGTTTCCAGGCTGTTCATACTCCTGAGCAGGAATGGAATCCCAGGTAATAGGCAAGGAGATGGTCGACCCATCCGCGTAGGTAACCTCAATCATCTCGGGAAGCTTTGGCTGCTGCCCTGCCGGTGTGGACAATGAGAAAGTGTCCTGACCAACCGACACAATTTCGCCGGTGTACTGGGCGAACAGCTCGGCTGCTTGGTCACCGGTAAGTGCCTCATGATAAACCGTGAAGTCATCAAATTCGCCGGGGAATGGTGCAGCCCAATCTGGTGTCCATTGAACAGACCCGATGAGTCCGGAGAAGGTACTGTCAGCGACAGCAAGTTTGGAGACATCTGTGGACGCAGGCACAGATCCCACGTGCACTCCGTTGACGTAATGGCTCATCGTTGATCCGTCGATCACTGTGGTCAGGTGAGTCCAAGCGTCTGGTTCCAGGGCGGTGGTAGCGATCTTTACTTCGCTGCCGGAGTTGGAAGTGGCCTTGGACTGGCCATCCTCACTGGGCTGGAAGTACACTCCCCAGTTATTGGATGGCAACTTGTCGCTTCCCACAATGTAGGCCCAAGGAAGGTCATTGCCGTACTGGCCATCCCACTTGATCCAAGTGGAAACGGTAAGCGCGTCAGCGTCTTCAAACAATCCAGCAGGGATCTGCACATAGGGTGCAACCGTTGACGACGAACGTGGGCCACCCGGGAACACTCCAGAAGTTCCCGTGGCCGCAGTTGCTCCTACTCCTCGTTCGAGCGCCAGGCCGTTCTTGATGACACCATTTAGCGCTTCACCGGCAGTACCGGTATTAGCAATAGTGTCTGTGGAGTCGTCATCGAACGTGTACTTCAGCACGGGTTCGGGCAGTGACTCTGGCGCGGCTGCGGCCGGAACCGCAACTAACGCTGTAGCGAGCGTTAGTGGGATGGTTGCCGCCATCGCAATCATCCTACGCGGGGATCTAGTTACAGATAGTTTCATGAAAACGTAAACCTCATCATCGAAGCGTGAATACCATTTCAGAATCTGTCACAAACCACATTCTACGAGGTCAGCGACTATAAATCGGCCTAATCTTGTCGCCGACTTTGAATTCTTTGAAAACGATATCATGAATTTCAGAGCGCTGGAAGAGGTAGCTTACCCGCCGCCGAAACAAAAAAGCGTGGTGGAAGCTGCCGCCCGGCCACCTTAGGCAACCAAGACCGACAACTCCCACCACGCAGCCCTTACCATCCGATTAGATGGCCAAGGATCCAACCTTGAACACGGATCTATTTGACCGTGATTCGCAGAATCCGTGCAGAAACTTCCGTGCCCCCTGGAGTAACCGTTAGCTCTCCAGTAGCCTTGTTCCACTGAGTTTCCCAAGCAGGAAGCTGCTTAGGAAACACGGTCTCAACGTCAATTTCCTGCCCCGCGAAGTCGCTGAGCGCTAGCGCCACGGCATTGTCGTGGTCGTCTCGCGACCACGCAAACACGTAGATTTCGTCATCTCGCTTGGCACCAAGGGAGACAAACGGCGCCTCCCAATGTGGCAGGTCAGTAGGCCAAATTGGCAAGCTCTGGCTTGTTGCCGTGATGACCTGGCGGTACACCGCCGTCGCCTCAGACACCAGTTCCATGCAGTGTTGCGGCAGTTCATTGAGGTGACCGGACAAGTACAGGCGCCCAGAAAGACCCGTGACCAAGTTGAATGCAACAGTCTCTGCCGAGTCATCTCCCTGCGGGTAGGCCCAGTTCCCAGCACGTTCCGGAATCAGCATGGCTGGAGCAGCAGCAGCAATAGTGGGGTAAAGCAGGAAGTTCTGCTGGTCACTCGTGGACTGCAAGTCATACTGACGCACCGTTGAGTGGTCCATTCGCTGCGCACCAGAAGAGCACGCCTCAAGAATGACATCTGGGTACCGCGTACGCAGCGCGGAAATCCACTCTTGTAGCGCACGCGAGTGCTCAAGCAAGCCATAGCCGGCACTCGTTGAGGCATCGGCAGGTCCTGTGCCCGGCGTAACGTTGTAGTCCCACTTGAAGTAACGCACGCCGTAGTCTTCAACCAGACGCTTGAAAACATCGTCAAGGTGCTTACGCGCATCCGGGGAACGCATGTCAAGGAAATAGCGGTTGTGCTCTTCGATGCGAACGCCGTGAC
It encodes the following:
- a CDS encoding LamG-like jellyroll fold domain-containing protein yields the protein MAATIPLTLATALVAVPAAAAPESLPEPVLKYTFDDDSTDTIANTGTAGEALNGVIKNGLALERGVGATAATGTSGVFPGGPRSSSTVAPYVQIPAGLFEDADALTVSTWIKWDGQYGNDLPWAYIVGSDKLPSNNWGVYFQPSEDGQSKATSNSGSEVKIATTALEPDAWTHLTTVIDGSTMSHYVNGVHVGSVPASTDVSKLAVADSTFSGLIGSVQWTPDWAAPFPGEFDDFTVYHEALTGDQAAELFAQYTGEIVSVGQDTFSLSTPAGQQPKLPEMIEVTYADGSTISLPITWDSIPAQEYEQPGNEFNVLGFIPGWDGEIVATITVENRETDAIDIDFGQLTGEFRGGASGTLYGFGDEQSPTQALVNGAAMTNASQKPPFGTQHPGGDVFHIEETFFDKWGKDLYVYAQDYYPDWPYNRAIRPGDDLTFVRDDSGRLTGETLDKANGTWDYLEVLEIVTEAIATQAADPTKYVFIPFNEPDGIWYQGDGTKYRNYLINGGQPDSFTPNGVSDWEAAWDVIADVYDRHGLARPKIAGPGDMMFRWEANIKEFLTKAVQTNTVPEIYVWHELQGYPWLEDRMEVFRKAALAAGVSADNMPDVNITEWGASNDMSSPANLLHWFASFEAAKVDAQTAYWTASGTLSDNHAMVNSANGGWWLFKWYGDMHGSQTVKVTKGRDRAIGAIDQGNKRGQVLYGSIASGKDALINLSGLDKAGLGNKVDIEVREARVSGTDGQAATPRVVAAFDTVVVEDGKASVRVSATDNTSAYQLIITPATDRDVEADQASQATQYVVEAENTQLQAATSRTSPGGGYRASNGRDVWSFNAVDSQSNWTVTVAEDGLYELQVIGATPGVSVQHALFVDGEFSQKVQYGANATRPNQVRTVARGSAEVYVKLSAGTHELSIRTSKDGTTLMPNAGFEGGVTLDRYTLTKVGADTNASSENYPATTFRLADGATISWTGAQAGWAKVGEDQRADVYPAVRESGYYDLVVDWVGATGAELDVAANGRVATTFSASEGVNSSRVRLHLPQGISEIELFGADGVVVEGFTLTRATEGDASIVVVEAEDLNKVTLGGTAAVQNWGNTPTNGIATNGTGNGYVGGLGITDRDPENEGTMTIARGNGFSAAGEYNAIVHYSNDSIEGTHDYNPQVVDLGLQAKEAGSDDLVGRTTFRYTYLRTNFWEAVMPLSLSTSDGAIEFGNTRETLYIDEGKDNGSWDDVAVDGYAIAPNVDRISFAPFVLESDGTTTPGDGDGDGDGSTDGDGDGSTDGDGDGDGSTDGDGDGDGSTDGDGDGDGSTDGDGDGSADGDDTDKDGDQKPAKPGIEADDSLAKTGASFQLLAMLLSLTVVTGGGLLIHNRRKSAKQS
- a CDS encoding LacI family DNA-binding transcriptional regulator, which encodes MTIADVAALAEVSIPTVSRVLTGAATVSPAKMARVERAIKVLDYRPNAAARMLVSRKPRTVAILTGDTSHYGYAETIRGIEESARAEGYAVLIAVIENASDEAVEKAIAVTVSQPLAGLFVLKFDAQGSAALQRIPRNIPVVALSGLRDTSIPQAMLDEVSAAEELTDYLLDQGHQTVHHVRIPPSRREDGRTTGWKRSLRRAKCEIPEVLDATWDPLSGVAIGAQLFTRKDVTAVFCGNDEIAMGVIRGILDAGGRVPQDVSVVGFDGHPLGEIWSPPLTTVVQDFVDMGRRGFELMRQEIEGLGGRRYSKVRPPLVVRGSSGPPPGANRS